AGCCACATGTGCGCTGGAAAAGTAGCTAATGCGAGGgaggaatttttcattttcattaatttaaatgtaaagaaccacatgtggctagtggcaaCCATATTGGACAGCATCGCTCTAGATCACTGATTTTTCAGGTTAGTTTCTTTAGCAGCAAAAGCCTTTCTCTTCCCAGAGAAATCTAACAGAGAAAATAGATGAAAGCAGTATTTTATTAATACAAATGTGTTCTTCGaagacatttttatcattttcttccaaTGAATTTTAGATTTGTTTGAGTATccaatttatttctgtattctggTTTCCCCAAACTTGGTTCACCTTGACATAGAGCTGCAAATGGTGACAGTTtcagggttgggttttttttttttaactgctagaTTATAATCAGAGGATAGTCCTCAGTTAAGTGAAAATGGCAAGAGAAACTTCCCTCTGAGGGCTGAGCAAAAATAGGGTGACCCTGTCACACGGTGAATGTGCTGGTTGTACAGCTGACCGTATATATCCTGTTCACATTACTATTTAAAAGTTCACTTTCTATTGCAAGACTTAAACATTACAGAGCCACTCACATGGCCTTAAATTCTGCAGAACAGTTTGGAAACCATAGCTCTAGGTTTTAAATTCCTCCAAGAGAAGCAGTCACTGTGACTAAGGTAGGTAAAGAGTAAAGGGGCAAACCTTGAGGTTGGGGGTTGGGGAAGTAACTGGCACAACCTGgaggaagggcttccctggtggcacagtggttaagaatccgcctgccagtgcaggggacacgggttcgatccctgggccgggaagatcccacatgtcgcggagcaactaagcccatgtgccacagctactgagcccactcgctgcaactactgaagcccatgcgcctagagccagtgctccgcaacaagagaagccactgcaatgagcagccttCGCACCCCaactctgctcgccacaactagagaaagcccatgcacagcaacaaaaacccaaaagcagccaaaaattaattaattaattaatttttaaaaaaaggaacccGGAGAAACAAACACAACCCCACACAGAATTGTAGCCCAGTCAGCAGGGAGGGTCCCGACTCTGCCTCAGGGTGCCTGGACAACCCCACCTTTAAGTTCGACCCCTCTCTCCTTTGCAGACAAGATGCCGCGACTGTGTGCATATGTGCTGATCCTGGTGCTGGCTCTGGCCGCCTTCTCTGAAGCTTCTTGGAAGCCCCACTCCCAGCTGCAAGACACACCCTTGGGTCCAGGGGCCGATAGGGGCCAGGAGCCACATGGACTGGACCGGCTGGGTCCAGCCTCTCACCACCGAAGGCAGCTGGGACTCCAGGATCCCTCACACTTGGTGGCAGGTAGGAGCTGCTGACAACAGTCCCTGCTTGCCTTGCCCAGCCTGGTTTGGTCAAGGTCCCCCTAGGCTGGCCCTGGCCTCGGTCTCCAGAG
The DNA window shown above is from Hippopotamus amphibius kiboko isolate mHipAmp2 chromosome 17, mHipAmp2.hap2, whole genome shotgun sequence and carries:
- the GAST gene encoding gastrin, translated to MPRLCAYVLILVLALAAFSEASWKPHSQLQDTPLGPGADRGQEPHGLDRLGPASHHRRQLGLQDPSHLVADLSKKQGPWVEEEEEAYGWMDFGRRSAEEGDLRP